In Candidatus Limnocylindria bacterium, the following proteins share a genomic window:
- a CDS encoding LacI family DNA-binding transcriptional regulator, with protein sequence MRALSPNGASGRADGRRRADAKTLEAVALAAGVSRATVSRVVNGSSRVTPATRKVVEKAIQRLGYVPNRAARSLVTRRTESVGLVIPEPTTKLFGDPFFPRLIRGINAVLSEADQVLVLLTPQSAHDEEQLGRYLVSGHLDGAMLVSLHGADPLPTLLAERGIPVVVGGRPSRGIGVDVVDVDNVQGALQAVRHLIALGRRHIVTVTGPLDMAPAKDRLAGYRSALAEAGIEPDPTLELAGDFEQAAARETVERFIAAGGRFDALFAASDTMALGAMSAIRRAGLRVPQDVAVVGYDDSALALSSDPPLSSVRQPIEEMGREMARAMLAQLGGAPRQVARSVVLATELVVRGSSGG encoded by the coding sequence ATGAGAGCGCTCTCACCAAATGGGGCTTCTGGGCGCGCGGACGGCCGCAGGAGGGCCGACGCTAAGACGCTCGAGGCCGTCGCCCTCGCGGCGGGCGTTTCCCGAGCAACGGTGTCACGCGTCGTGAACGGGAGCAGCCGTGTCACACCGGCGACGCGAAAAGTCGTCGAAAAGGCGATCCAGAGGCTCGGCTATGTCCCGAATCGCGCGGCACGCAGCCTCGTCACAAGGCGGACCGAATCGGTGGGCCTCGTCATCCCGGAGCCCACGACCAAGCTTTTCGGTGATCCGTTCTTCCCTCGGCTGATCCGGGGGATCAACGCCGTGCTCAGCGAGGCCGACCAGGTCCTCGTCCTGCTCACACCCCAATCGGCGCACGACGAAGAGCAGCTGGGCCGCTACCTCGTATCGGGCCACCTCGACGGCGCCATGCTCGTGTCACTCCACGGCGCGGACCCCCTTCCGACGCTCCTGGCTGAGCGCGGCATCCCCGTCGTCGTTGGCGGGCGGCCGTCCCGCGGTATCGGTGTCGACGTCGTCGATGTGGACAACGTCCAGGGAGCGCTCCAGGCGGTCCGCCACCTCATCGCGCTCGGACGTCGGCACATCGTCACCGTGACGGGTCCTCTCGACATGGCTCCAGCTAAGGATCGCCTTGCGGGCTATCGGAGCGCGCTCGCAGAAGCGGGTATCGAGCCCGATCCCACTCTCGAGCTCGCCGGAGACTTCGAACAGGCGGCCGCACGCGAGACCGTCGAGCGGTTCATCGCCGCGGGAGGCAGGTTCGACGCACTCTTCGCCGCCTCCGACACGATGGCTCTTGGCGCGATGTCCGCGATCCGTCGAGCTGGTCTGCGTGTGCCCCAGGACGTTGCGGTGGTTGGTTACGACGACTCCGCGCTTGCGCTGTCGTCGGATCCACCCCTGTCCAGCGTGCGCCAGCCGATCGAGGAGATGGGACGAGAGATGGCGCGAGCCATGTTGGCGCAGCTTGGGGGCGCACCACGACAGGTAGCGCGAAGCGTCGTGCTCGCGACAGAGCTCGTCGTGCGCGGTTCGAGTGGGGGGTGA
- a CDS encoding sugar ABC transporter permease, which yields MMLTLARRESFWGFAFIAPWILGALVFTLLPMGASFVISLTNFDPRYPDAVQSVGFANYQRMFSDPLVLQSLAVTVKFAALMLPLTLGVSLGLAMLVNNPKLLGRNVFRTLFYMPTQIPIVATTLIWQGVLNLHTGWVNYVLGAFGIAGPDWLNSTVWVYPGLSLISVWGTGTMMLIALAGLQSIPTELYEAARIDGAGKWAQFRNVTLPMVSPVFFYNLIIALIGTFQYFTQAYVLTNGRGDPDNATLFFNLNLYREGWRYYDMGYAATLAWLLFVIVLALTVILFRTRSRWVFEGAAR from the coding sequence ATGATGCTCACCCTCGCCCGTCGCGAATCGTTCTGGGGCTTTGCCTTCATCGCACCGTGGATCCTCGGTGCCCTCGTCTTCACGCTCCTTCCGATGGGAGCATCGTTCGTCATTTCGCTCACGAACTTCGATCCGCGCTATCCCGACGCGGTCCAATCTGTCGGTTTCGCCAACTACCAACGGATGTTCAGCGACCCGCTCGTGCTCCAATCGCTCGCCGTCACTGTCAAGTTCGCGGCTCTGATGCTGCCGCTCACCCTCGGGGTCTCCCTCGGCCTGGCCATGCTCGTGAACAACCCAAAGCTGCTCGGTCGCAACGTCTTCCGCACGCTCTTCTACATGCCGACGCAAATCCCGATCGTCGCGACAACGCTCATCTGGCAAGGTGTCCTCAACCTGCACACCGGCTGGGTCAACTACGTCCTCGGCGCATTCGGCATCGCGGGACCTGACTGGCTCAACAGCACGGTCTGGGTCTACCCGGGTCTCTCGCTGATCTCGGTCTGGGGCACGGGGACCATGATGCTCATCGCCCTCGCCGGGTTACAGAGCATCCCGACGGAGCTCTACGAGGCTGCGCGGATCGACGGCGCCGGCAAGTGGGCGCAATTCCGCAACGTGACGCTCCCGATGGTGTCGCCGGTCTTCTTCTACAACCTCATCATCGCCCTCATCGGCACGTTCCAGTACTTCACACAGGCGTACGTGCTGACGAACGGGCGCGGCGATCCAGACAACGCCACCCTCTTCTTCAACCTCAACCTCTACCGCGAGGGCTGGCGCTACTACGACATGGGCTACGCCGCTACGCTCGCGTGGCTGCTCTTCGTGATCGTGCTTGCGCTCACGGTGATCCTGTTCCGCACGCGGAGCCGGTGGGTCTTCGAGGGTGCCGCCCGATGA
- a CDS encoding carbohydrate ABC transporter permease codes for MTLAAAQQLPHIGLRGLLGRRLRKWTAISSVTFLGLVVVSAYLMPLGYMAATALKDAAQMSETGAPLYPAKPSTFTWQGQDYAVYNVPTADGVRQWALVDPRREDATFVDPAHPESGTIEWQGRWRTLEQAWQFGLELENFVTVWNQINFGRLLLNTFAIAMISTLGTLLSSTVVAYGFSRFRFPGKNGLFLLLLATIILPFQITLIPTFAVFLALGWTGTWLPLLVPHFFANAYNVFLLRQYFVTIPRELDEAAMMDGASPFRVLISVIVPQSIPVLTAVGLFHFFFAWNDFFQPLIYLQGNIDLQPLSVGIAVFNALYSQKPTLIQAAAVMSIVVPVAIFFFAQRAFMRGIVITGVEK; via the coding sequence ATGACGCTCGCCGCCGCGCAACAGCTTCCCCACATCGGCCTGCGCGGTCTCCTCGGCCGACGCCTCCGTAAGTGGACCGCGATCTCAAGCGTCACGTTCCTCGGCCTTGTGGTCGTGAGCGCGTATCTGATGCCGCTCGGCTACATGGCCGCGACGGCCCTGAAGGACGCCGCCCAGATGTCGGAAACGGGTGCGCCGCTCTACCCTGCGAAACCCTCGACATTCACTTGGCAGGGGCAGGACTACGCGGTCTACAACGTTCCGACCGCAGACGGCGTGCGCCAGTGGGCGCTCGTCGATCCACGCCGAGAGGACGCTACGTTCGTGGATCCTGCGCATCCTGAGAGCGGCACGATCGAGTGGCAGGGCCGCTGGCGCACGCTCGAGCAGGCCTGGCAGTTCGGTCTCGAGCTCGAGAACTTCGTCACCGTCTGGAACCAGATCAACTTTGGCCGCCTTCTCCTCAACACATTCGCGATCGCGATGATCAGCACGCTGGGAACGCTCCTGTCGTCCACCGTCGTCGCTTACGGTTTCAGTCGCTTCCGCTTTCCTGGCAAAAACGGGCTCTTCCTGCTGCTTCTGGCGACGATCATCCTTCCGTTCCAGATCACGCTCATCCCCACCTTCGCCGTCTTCCTGGCCCTGGGATGGACCGGGACCTGGCTGCCATTACTCGTACCGCACTTCTTCGCCAACGCCTACAACGTCTTCCTGCTGCGCCAGTACTTCGTGACGATCCCGCGCGAGCTGGACGAGGCGGCGATGATGGACGGTGCCAGCCCGTTCCGCGTCCTCATTTCGGTGATCGTCCCACAGTCCATCCCGGTGCTCACCGCGGTGGGCCTCTTTCATTTCTTCTTCGCGTGGAACGACTTCTTCCAGCCGCTCATCTACCTCCAGGGGAACATCGACCTGCAGCCGCTCTCCGTGGGCATCGCTGTGTTCAACGCGCTCTACTCGCAAAAGCCGACCCTCATCCAGGCCGCGGCGGTCATGTCCATCGTCGTGCCGGTGGCGATCTTCTTCTTCGCGCAGCGAGCGTTCATGCGCGGCATCGTCATCACGGGCGTCGAGAAGTGA
- a CDS encoding GH1 family beta-glucosidase, giving the protein MSIVATVARVDDPIAAARAFPRTFVFGVATSAYQIEGAHDADGKEPSIWDVFCGRPGAVDDGSTGNVACDHYHRYREDVAHMAALGVDAYRFSISWPRVLTSGSRVNAAGLDFYDRLVDALLERGIRPFATLYHWDLPQALQEAGGWAAPETIERFAELAHVVGARLGDRVRDWITVNEPEVIAFVGHAQGRHAPGLRDPRLALRVAHNVLLAHRAASVALRAEVRDARVGISLNLAPVHPASGAEADVAAAHRVDGYFNRWYLDALGGRGYPSDMVAWYGALIDTQLVNDMRDYDGDLDFLGINYYSRQVVRAAPAELLASEQVQVRGTAHTTMGWEVYPEGLSEILMRVARDYRPRAIYVTENGASFDDHPRHGRVSDPDRTRYLAQHFAEAARSISSGVPLEGYFVWSLMDNFEWNSGYTKRFGIVYVDYATQQRTDKESARWYREFLAAR; this is encoded by the coding sequence GTGAGCATCGTCGCCACGGTCGCGCGGGTGGACGACCCGATCGCTGCGGCCCGTGCGTTCCCACGCACCTTCGTTTTCGGCGTCGCGACGAGCGCGTACCAGATCGAAGGAGCCCATGACGCAGACGGCAAGGAGCCGTCCATCTGGGACGTCTTCTGTGGACGGCCGGGCGCGGTCGATGACGGCTCGACCGGCAACGTCGCATGCGACCACTACCACCGCTACCGGGAAGATGTCGCGCACATGGCCGCGCTCGGTGTGGATGCCTATCGCTTCTCAATCTCGTGGCCGCGTGTCTTGACAAGCGGCTCAAGGGTGAACGCCGCAGGCCTCGACTTCTACGACCGCCTCGTCGATGCGCTCCTCGAGCGCGGCATCCGGCCCTTCGCGACGCTCTATCACTGGGACCTCCCGCAGGCGCTGCAGGAGGCCGGCGGCTGGGCGGCGCCGGAGACGATCGAACGCTTCGCGGAGCTTGCCCATGTGGTGGGAGCCCGGCTGGGAGACCGCGTGCGCGACTGGATCACGGTCAATGAGCCGGAGGTGATTGCGTTCGTCGGGCACGCGCAAGGCAGGCATGCGCCCGGGCTCCGCGATCCCCGGCTCGCGCTGCGCGTTGCGCACAACGTGCTCCTCGCGCACCGCGCCGCCTCGGTCGCGCTTCGGGCCGAGGTCCGGGACGCCCGCGTTGGTATATCGCTGAACCTCGCTCCCGTGCATCCCGCCAGCGGGGCCGAGGCGGATGTCGCGGCGGCGCACCGCGTCGATGGTTACTTCAACCGCTGGTATCTGGACGCGCTCGGTGGGCGCGGCTACCCGAGCGATATGGTGGCGTGGTACGGAGCGCTGATCGACACGCAACTGGTCAACGACATGCGCGACTATGACGGCGACCTGGACTTCCTGGGTATCAACTACTACTCGCGGCAGGTCGTGCGCGCCGCGCCGGCCGAGCTCCTTGCCAGTGAGCAGGTGCAGGTGCGCGGCACGGCGCATACAACGATGGGCTGGGAGGTCTACCCCGAGGGTCTTTCAGAGATTCTGATGCGCGTCGCACGCGACTATCGACCTCGTGCGATCTATGTGACTGAGAACGGAGCCTCCTTCGACGATCACCCGCGGCACGGCCGCGTAAGCGATCCCGACCGTACCCGTTACCTCGCGCAGCACTTCGCGGAGGCGGCCCGGTCGATCTCCTCCGGCGTGCCGCTTGAGGGCTACTTCGTATGGTCTCTGATGGACAACTTCGAGTGGAACAGCGGGTACACGAAACGATTCGGGATCGTCTACGTCGACTACGCCACGCAGCAGCGCACCGATAAGGAGAGCGCGCGCTGGTATCGGGAGTTCCTGGCCGCGCGATAA